The Ruficoccus amylovorans genomic sequence CGCAGTCCGAACTTGCCCGGGTGCAGGCCCGTGCTTCCGGGGTGGTCAATACCTCGCTGACCACCGCCGCCAACTTGAACGAGTTGGCTTCGGCTCTTGGCGTGACGCGTCAAAGTATCTATCGCTGGCGCAAGCTGGAGGGTGCTCCCGAGCCTGCTGCCAACGGCACCCACTCGGTCATCGCATGGCGGCAGTTCATGGCGGCGAACGCGCTGGAGGGAGGCAGTGCCTCCACGGACATGGAGGCGCTTAAAGCCCGCAAGCTCTTGGCCGAGATCGAAGACCGGGAACTGCGCCTGGCGGTCCGAAAGAACGAATACGTCCCGCTGGAAGAAGTGCGCTTGGAGTGGACGACTCAGGTCGGCAAAGCTATCGCGCTCATGCGGGCGAAGTTCGAGTCCGAACTGCCGCCGATCCTGTCCGGTCTGGACGCCATCGGTATCCAGCGCGAGTTGTCCGCCGCCATCGATGAGATCTGCACGACGCTCCATAATGGCGGGCAATGCACGCCTTAGCTGCCGGGCTGCTGCCAGTCGATATCGGAGAACTTGCGGAAATCGCGGTCGAATGAACAAACGGCGTAGTCGCTCGCCACAGCGGCGGCAGCCACGTAGCAGTCCATCAGGTCGATCTTGGTGGAGGCGAAACGCTTGAGCGCATCGGCCAGCACAGCGCTCTCTGGACAATCGATGCCGCCATGAAACAAAAAGGGCTGCAAGGCCTCCGCGATCTCCTTGCGCCCGCACTCGTAAACCGAAGTCAGCACAAACACCACTTCGGCCAATACCGGGGCCAGCAGGACCAGACGGACTTTGCCGCTCTCGGCCTGCTCGAACAGCTTACTGGCGGCGGCGAAGTGCTCCGGGTGATCGGCCCGCAAAAAACGCAGGATCACATTGGCATCGATAATCAGCTTTTTCATCCGGGGCAGGGGCTACTTGATTCGCTTGGCACGGGCGGCGCGGTAGCTCGCCCGTTCCGCTTCCTTGCCGACGAACGCTTTGCCGCCGGACAAGGCCCCGGCGACGCTCATCAGCCCCTTGCCCGCCGCCTTGATGCGCACCCCGTCGTCTTCCACGACGTAGACGATCTTCTGCCGGGGGCCGAGCCCCAGGCGACGACGCACTTCCAGCGGAACCGTCGTCTGCCCCTTGGACGTGACTGTTGACATTAATTCCATACCCCAAACCTACACCAAGACGGGCAAAAATCAAGTGATTTTAAAATCCTTACTTTTCTAAAAACTTGCCAGCAAGGAAGCAGTGCTCCTGTCGGTCAGTTGAAATCTCATGCAGAAAAACATGCAAATATATGAATATAAACGACTAATAGAGTTGATAGCTCTTCGATAGAGAGCGTCTATGCATGCATAAACCACAAACCATTGGAGGACAAGATGAAGCAGAACACCAGCACCTCGAACACCAACCTCGCCGTCGCTCCGACCGATGACAGTTGGGGCTTCTTCGGCACCATCGACATGAACGAACGCCTCGGATTGCGGGAAAGCATCGAAGCCTGGAACGACGCCTTCGCGGTTTTCCGAAGTGCCCCGTGGCAGCCGACCGACATAGCGATCCGCAACTTCCTGCGCAGCCGCTGGGGACGCCACTTTGCCGACTCCACCAGCTTTTATGAAGGCTCGCTCAAGAACCGCATCCAGCAGGCCTCCGGCGAAAAGTGGGTGGCGCAGGAGTTCGCGAGCCTCGCCCGGCAGGGCTTCGACACCGAGCTTTTTGAAGGCGACGACATTGCCTGAGACCATCAACCATCAATGCATCAAGATCATGAACTGGACCACGAAAACCCTCAACAAATGCGAAGTGCTCGTCAGCGGGGACTTCCCCTGCAAGAACGGACGCCAGCAGTTGCGCGAGTCCGGCAAGATGCGTGGGACCTTTACCGACGCGGACGCCGCCAAGGCCCATGCCGCCTTCATTATGGACCAGCGCAAACCGTCGCCGCGAACGCAGGCGTCGCTGCCCGCCCCGAAGCGTGAACGCAAGGGTGGCGGTTCTGCCGTCCACCCAAAGATCTTCGGATTCTCAGCCTGCGCGGTCCTGAAGGCGCTCGGACGGGTCGGGATCAAATACCCCGAGGCCGATGCCATCCTCAAGCGCCACGGCATCGAGATGCCCAAGGCTTTCGTCAGCGTCCAGTTGGGCTTCGGGCGCAACGAGCATACGTGGCAGCGCCACGGCCAACCTGCCCCGCTCACGCCGGAGCAACTCAATGAACTGGGGGTGGCCCATGACTGAGCAGGAACGCGAATACGTCCACGCGCTGGAGCAGGCCGTCCTTCAGGCTGAACACGTGATGGCTGATTGGGAATGCGCCCGGCGTAAGGGCTACCTCCCAAACGCCCAGCGCTTCGTCTTCGGCACCGCCGATCATATCCGCCGTGTCCGCAAGCAGCAAAATGTCATTCAGCGTCCAGCAACAGGAGTTGAAGGCCAGGGAAACGCCGGAAGCCCTGATCAAACGTGACCAGTTGGAGGCCGCGATACAAGCAAATGGCGACGAGCATGGCATCGTTGCAATCGTTCCCGCTCATTTTCGGAGACGCGCAAAGCTCACACCAGCGTTCGCGGGCCGATGGGGTCCATGGGCAAATTTCCACCGTTGGGCATGAGCACAGTACGCGTAGAAACGCCGAGGCTTCCTCCAAGGGACTGGCTGGCGAGAAGATTTTCGGATGCGTTACCACGCGCAGAAAACCGGCTTCCACCGTGGGGAACAAGCGAATGGACCGTCCCGCGTTCAGACTGTCCTCCAGCCATTGCCGGGCCACTTGATGGTGCGGGCTGTCCGGGCGAAACGCGTTGATCAGGATGTTGTTGTCGGGCAGAACCATCCTAATTCAGCCGGGAAAGGTCGTCTTCGAGGTCTGCGTCGGCGATGCGCTGACGCAGCTCCCGGTCGCCGATCAAAGCCCCGAAGACGGAGCTGACCGGTAGCACCACTCGCTTGGCTGGCCGAGGCTGCTCCAGCCGCGCCAAACGCTCCTCGACGGCCTCCTCGAAGAAGCGCGTCAGGCTCAACCCCAGCTCACTGGATTTCGCCTTGGCCCGGCGATAGGTGCTGTCGTTGATGCGGAGGGTGGTTTGCATGACAGAAATCTGTCACGCGGTGTCGATTTTGTCAAGGCACATGCATGGCATGCGGATCGGGGTAAACCGGTTGTCTTGGCCTGACTTGGGGAAACTGATCGCGGGCTCGGGCGTGTATCAAACGCTATGGGACCCCGCCTGACCACCCCCTGTGCGCCGGGCGAGTATCTCTTGTAATTCATCGGCGATATCGAACACGGGTTGAAGCTCATTTATGAGGTCGAGGATGTCGTCAATCGATGCGTTGTCGAGGTAGCCGGAGCGTTTAAGTTTCTCCCACTCCTCGACGATGTGCGCGACGAGGATACGCATGTTGCCGATGTCGCAATCATCCTCGGGAACCGAGAGGTCTTCGGGCTTGGCGACACGTCCAGGCTGAGGGGACTTGGCTAGGGGTTGTGCTGACATGGATTGGCTGTTCTTCAGCCGGTTTCAAAACAGCGATTTTGCAATGATCAGAGAAGTCCAAATGTTGCTGCCGTAAGCAATCTTTTCTTTGAAACGCTGCGATAGCTGCTGCGCATCCTGTAATCGCATTTAGCGCTCCTGAAACTCCGCCTCAAGATCGTTGGAAGTGCCAGCGCTGTGGCTGGCACGGACGAGCAGACCAGGATCATGTCGAGGCCGATTTACCCAGAGAAATCTGAGCATAAAAACGTTTCGATCAACTGCTGCCAGGGCTGGTTAATCGAAACGCGCAACGCTGAACGAGCAAGGAAGGGCTACCACCGGCCTTAGCGCTTGGCGCGCAGGCGGCGGCGGTAGGCAACCAGTAGCGCGAGCAGACCGAGGATGGCGGCAAGCTGTGCGGGCTCGGGAACCTGCGACGCGATCAGCGCGTAGTCGCCAAAGCCGCCCAGGCCGCTTTCAGTATCCTCGCTCGCGACCAGGCTCAGGTAGCCGTCCTGCTCCGAGTAGAAGCTGCTCGCCGTCGTGTAATCGTACTCGCCCCATTCGACGGATGAACTGGCGCGGTACAAGAGCACATAGTCGTCCAGATACCCCGACACGTTGAAGCACAGGAGCGCGTCGTCGATATCCGCATCGGTGCTGGAGAGCGAGTAGGCGGCGACGAGGTTTTCCAGCTCAGTGTCCGTGATTTCTGTCACCGAGAAGTCAGTTCCGGCGCTATCGCTGGCCAGGGCAACAATCAGATCGCCGTTCCCATAGGCCAGGCGGAGTCCGGCCAGCGGACCGCTGTAGGCGCCGTAGCTGCTCGCGGTCAGTTCGTTGATCGTCAGTGTGTAGGATGAGGAGGAAACGACCCAGGTACCGCCAAAGGCACGATACGATCCCGTCCCGCTATAGGTGGCCGACGAGCCGATCTCGATCGGCGTATAGACCCCCGCGGCCATGCTGCCGATGGCAAAGGCATTAACCGTGCCGTTGTTGACGAGACCGGCTGAGGGTACTGACTCGCTACCGATTTTAAGCAGCGTGTCGTTACTGCCGGAGAGGCCCAGATTTAAAGCACTGCTGCTGTTGTATACCCTTAAGGCCGAGCCCGTTGTTACCTTCGCATGATCGGCGATGGTCAGCGTGCCGGTACCACTGCTACCGACATAGAGAGTACTGGAAGTCGTCAGCGCCGATCCATTCCCGCTCACCGTTACCTCGCTCGTGGTTCCGATGCCATTTCCGATACGGATGCTTTGGCTTGATACGCTAGCGCCCTCAGAGACGGTCAGCGTGCCGGTACCAAAGTTACCGACATAGAGAGTACTGGAAGTCGTCAAACCCGAGCCAATCCCGCTTACGGTGGCCACTGCTGAATCTCCACTCGCATACCCAAGATAGGCGCCCGCAAAGAACACCTGCGCTCCGTTGATAACGTCAAAACTGGTACCGATGTCAGCCGTGTTGGTGCCATCGGCTGTGACCGTGACGGTCAGCGTATCCTCGCCATCAACCTTATTGATCGAGGCAACCGAGCTGTTGTCGAAAACAAATGAATCGAAGCCGCTCCCGATCAGGCCGTTCGCGCTGATCGTGCCCGTTCCGCTCAGTTCACTGGCATTCGCATAGAAACCTTTCGTACTCAGGCTGCCGCCATCGAACGCGATACTCCCGGTCGAGGCGGTATTGTATGAAACATAGGTCGTGCCCGCCACGCCAACGCTGGCCCCATCCGCAATCGCCAACGTGCCGGAACCATTGTACCCGACATACAGAGTCCCGGAATTCGTCCAGGTCGAGCCTTCTCCGGTCACCGTGACCTCGCCACTGGCACCGGTGGCATATCCGATGTAGCCGGAGGTAGCGGTAGTGTTTGAAACGCTTCCCCCGTCTGCGATAGTCAGCGTGCTGGCACCATTGTAACCGACATACAGTTCGGAGGAAGTCGTCAGCGCCGATCCATTCCCACTCACCGTTGCCGCGGTGGAATCTCCACTCGCATACCCCAGATATCCTCTGGCAAAGGTTACCTGCGCTCCGTTGATAACGTCAATACCGGTACCGATGTTCGCGGTCTTGATGCCATCGGCTGTCACTGTGATGGTCAGCGTGTCCTCGCCATCAACCTTATTGATCGAGGCAACCGAGCTGTTGTCGAAAACAAATGAATCGAAGCCGCTCCCGACCAGGCCGTTCGCGCTGATCGTGCCCGTTCCGCTCAGTTCACTGGCATCCGCATAGAATCCGCTCGTGCTCAGGCTGCCGCCATTGAACGCGATACTCCCGGTCGAACCGGTATTGTATGAAACATAGGTCGTGCCCGTCACGCCAACGCTGGCCCCATCGGCAATCGCCAACGTGCCGGAACCATTGTGCCCGACATACAGAGTACCGGAATTCGTCCAGGTCGAACCGGCCCCGGTCACCGTTGCCTCGCTGATGCTGGCTGTAGTGCCATAAGCGATATAGCCGTTGGTGTTTGAAACGCTGGCCCCATCGGCAATCGTCAACGTGCTAGGACCACTGTACCCGACATGGAGAACACCGCTGTTTGTCCATGTTGAACCGGCCCCGGTCACCGTTGCCTCGCCACTGCCGCTGGCATAATAACCGAGATAGCTGGCCCCGCTAGAAACGCTAGCGCCCGCCTCAATCGTCAGCGTGCCAGAACCGGTGGAACCGACATACAGATTATTGGCATTCGTCCAGATAGAATCTTCCCCGGTTACCGTCACTACACCACTTGAGCCGGAGGCATATCCGATATAACCGTCGGTGTTTGAAACGCTAGCGCCATCTTCAATCGACAGCGTGCCCGAACCGGTGGAACCGACATACAGTCTCGAGGAATTCGTCCAGGTCGAACCGACACCGGTTACCGTCACTACACCACTTGAGCCGGAGGTATATCCGATATAACCGTAGGTGTTTGAAACGCTGGCGCCCGCCGCAATCGACAGCGTGCCAGAACCAGAGTAGCCGACATTGAGAACACCGGCATTCGTCCAGGTCGAACCGACACCGGTTACCGTCACATCGCTAATGCTACTCAAGGCATATCCGATATAACCGTCGGTGTTTGAAACGCTAGCGCCATCTTCAATCGACAGCGTGCCAGAACCGGAATTACCGACATACAGTTTCGAGGAATTCGTCCAGGTCGAATCCTCCCCGGTCACCGTCACCCCACCACTTGAACCGGAGGCATATCCGATATAACCGTAGGTGTTTGAAACGCTGGCGCCCTCCGCAATCGTCAGCGTACCATCGCCGGAATGACCGACAGCCAGACTATTGACATTCGTCCAGGTCGAACCGGCCCCGGTCACCGTCACATCGCCACTTGAGCCGGAGAAATATCCGATATAGCCGTAGGCGCTTGAAACGTCCGCGCCATCTTCAATCGTCAGCGTACCATCGCCGATATAGCCGACATACAGGTAATTGGAATTCGTCCAGGTAGAACCGTCACCCGTCACTGTCACTTCACCGCTGGAGACGGCACCATTTCCGATGTAGACCGTGGAATCTGAAACGCTGGCGCCCGCTGCAATCGTCAGCTTGCCATTCCCGGAATTACCGACATACAGATTTCCGTTATTCGTCCAGGTCGAACCGCTTCCGGTCACCGTCACCTCGCCAGTGGCCCCTGGATTAAACCCGATATAACCATAGGTATTCGACAAGATGCTGCCGCCATCGACAATCAAACTACCATTAGCGCTATAAGCGACATACAGATTGCTGGAGACAGACACCGTGGACTGGGTCCAGTCGATGTTGTTGGGAATGATATGACCGGAGGCCGTAAAGGAAGCGTAACCAGAGGGACATGCCAGCAGCATGGAGAACAGGGGGGCCATGGCCCACTTCGCACACGCGTCGAATCTCGCATTCATAGGGGTAACGGGTAGTAGTATACGGGGTGTTTAACCCTGTTATTGGCATAAATGATAAGCCTTCCTGATAGCCAAATTCAAGCCTTATTTTATTACAAATAAGCATCAACCATCCCTCCAAGCCCTAAGACATCAATCAGGCGCTTCGACTCCTACATAAACGCATATCGTCTCTGAACCGCTC encodes the following:
- a CDS encoding PIN domain-containing protein; protein product: MKKLIIDANVILRFLRADHPEHFAAASKLFEQAESGKVRLVLLAPVLAEVVFVLTSVYECGRKEIAEALQPFLFHGGIDCPESAVLADALKRFASTKIDLMDCYVAAAAVASDYAVCSFDRDFRKFSDIDWQQPGS
- a CDS encoding AbrB/MazE/SpoVT family DNA-binding domain-containing protein; this translates as MELMSTVTSKGQTTVPLEVRRRLGLGPRQKIVYVVEDDGVRIKAAGKGLMSVAGALSGGKAFVGKEAERASYRAARAKRIK
- a CDS encoding TA system VapC family ribonuclease toxin; this translates as MVLPDNNILINAFRPDSPHHQVARQWLEDSLNAGRSIRLFPTVEAGFLRVVTHPKIFSPASPLEEASAFLRVLCSCPTVEICPWTPSARERWCELCASPKMSGNDCNDAMLVAICLYRGLQLVTFDQGFRRFPGLQLLLLDAE
- a CDS encoding beta strand repeat-containing protein; protein product: MNARFDACAKWAMAPLFSMLLACPSGYASFTASGHIIPNNIDWTQSTVSVSSNLYVAYSANGSLIVDGGSILSNTYGYIGFNPGATGEVTVTGSGSTWTNNGNLYVGNSGNGKLTIAAGASVSDSTVYIGNGAVSSGEVTVTGDGSTWTNSNYLYVGYIGDGTLTIEDGADVSSAYGYIGYFSGSSGDVTVTGAGSTWTNVNSLAVGHSGDGTLTIAEGASVSNTYGYIGYASGSSGGVTVTGEDSTWTNSSKLYVGNSGSGTLSIEDGASVSNTDGYIGYALSSISDVTVTGVGSTWTNAGVLNVGYSGSGTLSIAAGASVSNTYGYIGYTSGSSGVVTVTGVGSTWTNSSRLYVGSTGSGTLSIEDGASVSNTDGYIGYASGSSGVVTVTGEDSIWTNANNLYVGSTGSGTLTIEAGASVSSGASYLGYYASGSGEATVTGAGSTWTNSGVLHVGYSGPSTLTIADGASVSNTNGYIAYGTTASISEATVTGAGSTWTNSGTLYVGHNGSGTLAIADGASVGVTGTTYVSYNTGSTGSIAFNGGSLSTSGFYADASELSGTGTISANGLVGSGFDSFVFDNSSVASINKVDGEDTLTITVTADGIKTANIGTGIDVINGAQVTFARGYLGYASGDSTAATVSGNGSALTTSSELYVGYNGASTLTIADGGSVSNTTATSGYIGYATGASGEVTVTGEGSTWTNSGTLYVGYNGSGTLAIADGASVGVAGTTYVSYNTASTGSIAFDGGSLSTKGFYANASELSGTGTISANGLIGSGFDSFVFDNSSVASINKVDGEDTLTVTVTADGTNTADIGTSFDVINGAQVFFAGAYLGYASGDSAVATVSGIGSGLTTSSTLYVGNFGTGTLTVSEGASVSSQSIRIGNGIGTTSEVTVSGNGSALTTSSTLYVGSSGTGTLTIADHAKVTTGSALRVYNSSSALNLGLSGSNDTLLKIGSESVPSAGLVNNGTVNAFAIGSMAAGVYTPIEIGSSATYSGTGSYRAFGGTWVVSSSSYTLTINELTASSYGAYSGPLAGLRLAYGNGDLIVALASDSAGTDFSVTEITDTELENLVAAYSLSSTDADIDDALLCFNVSGYLDDYVLLYRASSSVEWGEYDYTTASSFYSEQDGYLSLVASEDTESGLGGFGDYALIASQVPEPAQLAAILGLLALLVAYRRRLRAKR